One window from the genome of Haloprofundus halobius encodes:
- a CDS encoding geranylgeranyl reductase family protein translates to MSTHEYDIVVVGAGTAGCYAAATASNAGLDVAIVERKDEEEAGHIACGDALKGADAFPESIPKEQIQPAFTNTGVDHGRFEIPSHDTVLEIPVPGELAVIDRWEYGRLLIEGAENAGVDLHYDTVVQDVTQADDGTVTGVRGKRKGDVVEYEADVTIDAAGSLSYLQDAADLSEATFDTNVRYSQFCSAYREIVEVKEPVEWDDALVFKPTKRAAGYLWYFPRTSTTINAGLGFQMNEQPMKLVEDLKQDLRARPEFEGATVTDKLGAALPTRRPYDSATAPGFVAAGDAAGHVNPTTGGGIAGAAYAGKYAAEQAVRAIEAGDVSEEALWHYNERVMDHFGGRYAGLDVYNILSTAVDVDDLMGLLAALPGEKLAEALYSGKTSMSPLVMAQTAFKSASYWREIRTFYQTKRLAERLINHYDRYPTRPSALSGWQTHRDDLMDQIYETTGAEPKY, encoded by the coding sequence ATGAGTACGCACGAGTACGATATCGTCGTCGTCGGCGCGGGGACCGCCGGGTGCTACGCCGCCGCGACGGCGTCGAACGCGGGTCTCGACGTCGCTATCGTCGAGCGAAAGGACGAGGAGGAAGCGGGCCACATCGCCTGCGGCGACGCGCTGAAGGGCGCGGACGCGTTCCCCGAGTCGATTCCGAAGGAACAGATTCAGCCCGCGTTCACCAACACGGGCGTCGACCACGGCCGCTTCGAGATTCCGAGCCACGACACGGTGCTCGAAATCCCGGTCCCCGGCGAACTCGCGGTCATCGACCGATGGGAGTACGGCCGCCTGCTCATCGAAGGAGCCGAGAACGCGGGCGTCGACCTCCACTACGACACCGTCGTGCAGGACGTGACACAGGCCGACGACGGCACCGTGACGGGCGTCCGCGGTAAGCGCAAGGGCGACGTCGTCGAGTACGAGGCCGACGTCACCATCGACGCCGCGGGGTCGCTGTCGTACCTGCAGGACGCCGCCGACCTCTCCGAGGCGACGTTCGACACGAACGTCCGCTACTCGCAGTTCTGCTCGGCGTACCGCGAAATCGTCGAAGTGAAAGAGCCCGTGGAGTGGGACGACGCGCTCGTGTTCAAGCCGACGAAGCGCGCGGCGGGCTACCTCTGGTACTTCCCGCGCACCTCGACGACCATCAACGCGGGTCTCGGCTTCCAGATGAACGAACAGCCGATGAAACTCGTCGAGGACCTCAAACAGGACCTCCGCGCGCGCCCCGAGTTCGAGGGCGCGACGGTCACCGACAAACTCGGTGCGGCGCTGCCGACGCGGCGACCGTACGACTCGGCCACCGCACCGGGCTTCGTCGCCGCCGGCGACGCCGCGGGCCACGTCAACCCGACCACCGGCGGCGGTATCGCCGGCGCGGCCTACGCCGGGAAGTACGCCGCCGAACAGGCCGTCCGCGCTATCGAGGCGGGCGACGTCTCCGAGGAGGCGCTCTGGCACTACAACGAGCGCGTGATGGACCACTTCGGCGGTCGCTACGCCGGCCTCGACGTGTACAATATCCTCTCGACGGCCGTCGACGTCGACGACCTGATGGGGCTGCTCGCGGCGCTGCCGGGCGAGAAGCTCGCCGAGGCGCTCTATTCGGGGAAGACCTCGATGAGCCCGCTCGTGATGGCGCAGACGGCGTTCAAGAGCGCCAGTTACTGGCGGGAGATACGGACGTTCTACCAGACAAAACGGCTCGCCGAGCGACTGATAAACCACTACGACCGCTATCCGACGCGCCCGAGCGCGCTCTCTGGGTGGCAGACCCACCGCGACGACCTGATGGACCAGATCTACGAGACGACCGGGGCGGAGCCCAAGTACTAG
- a CDS encoding FAD-binding oxidoreductase: MSSHERPPADNRRSTPVPEALDAFADAFGGEVLLPSDEEYDEARRIWNGMIDKRPAVIAYCSGTADVVAAVRFAREHDLPLAVRGGGHNVAGTAVCDDGLVVDLSAMDGVFVDPDARRVRAQGGATLGDVDRETQLFGLATPLGVVSDTGIAGLTLNGGLGHLRREYGLSLDSLTSVELVTADGSVLKASDDENPDLFWAVRGGGGNFGVVTSFEYELHAVGPAVFGLFVWFRGDDVTAALRAFRDYSAGASREASVLPFYATVPELDEFPEDAWGESAVAFLGCYDGSTEDAEAEFEALRTVADPLVDFSGVMAYTELQSMLDEDYPDGLRYYWKSSYVTDLTDEVLDLVVRYGEERPSPLSTVDIWHLGGAISDVAPDETAFWHRDAPFMVTFEANWEAPETDDANVAWARNGLAELREMDVAAGAYGNFPGFGEDPARTLFGDNYDRLVEIKTEYDPENVFRLNQNVVPKTESAR, translated from the coding sequence ATGTCTTCGCACGAACGACCCCCCGCGGACAACCGGCGGTCGACGCCCGTTCCCGAGGCTCTCGACGCGTTCGCCGACGCCTTCGGCGGTGAGGTACTGCTCCCTTCCGACGAGGAGTACGACGAGGCGCGGCGTATCTGGAACGGGATGATAGACAAGCGGCCGGCGGTTATCGCGTACTGCTCGGGGACCGCCGACGTCGTCGCGGCGGTGCGCTTCGCCCGCGAGCACGACCTCCCGCTCGCGGTCCGCGGCGGCGGTCACAACGTCGCGGGCACCGCCGTCTGCGACGATGGACTCGTCGTCGACCTCTCGGCGATGGACGGCGTGTTCGTCGACCCTGACGCGCGGCGGGTCCGCGCGCAAGGTGGCGCGACGCTCGGCGATGTCGACCGCGAGACCCAGTTGTTCGGCCTCGCGACGCCGCTCGGCGTCGTCTCCGACACCGGTATCGCGGGCCTCACGCTCAACGGCGGCCTCGGCCACCTCCGGCGAGAGTACGGCCTCTCCTTGGACAGCCTCACCTCGGTCGAGCTCGTCACCGCCGACGGGTCGGTACTGAAAGCGAGCGACGACGAGAATCCGGACCTCTTCTGGGCGGTCCGCGGCGGCGGCGGCAACTTCGGTGTCGTCACGTCGTTCGAGTACGAACTCCACGCGGTCGGCCCGGCGGTGTTCGGCCTGTTCGTCTGGTTCCGCGGCGACGACGTGACGGCGGCGCTTCGCGCCTTCCGCGACTACTCGGCCGGCGCCTCCCGGGAGGCGAGCGTCCTCCCCTTCTACGCGACGGTTCCCGAACTCGACGAGTTCCCAGAGGACGCGTGGGGCGAGTCTGCCGTCGCCTTCCTGGGTTGTTACGACGGGTCGACCGAGGACGCCGAAGCCGAGTTCGAGGCGTTGCGAACGGTCGCCGACCCCCTCGTCGACTTCAGCGGCGTGATGGCGTACACCGAACTCCAGTCGATGCTCGACGAAGACTACCCCGACGGACTGCGATACTACTGGAAGTCCAGTTACGTCACCGACCTCACCGACGAGGTACTCGACCTCGTGGTCCGATACGGCGAGGAGCGTCCGTCGCCGTTGTCGACCGTCGACATCTGGCACCTCGGCGGCGCTATCTCGGACGTCGCCCCCGACGAGACGGCCTTCTGGCACCGCGACGCGCCGTTCATGGTCACGTTCGAGGCGAACTGGGAGGCCCCCGAGACCGACGACGCCAACGTCGCGTGGGCGAGAAACGGCCTCGCCGAACTCCGGGAGATGGACGTCGCAGCGGGCGCGTACGGCAACTTCCCCGGATTCGGCGAGGACCCCGCACGGACGCTGTTCGGCGACAACTACGACCGACTGGTCGAGATAAAGACCGAGTACGACCCCGAGAACGTGTTCCGGCTGAACCAGAACGTCGTACCGAAGACGGAGTCGGCGCGATGA
- a CDS encoding ABC transporter permease: protein MSNATLGRPAELSTRRIAGIIAIAAAALFVLWGLVAPASTPGRVLRVMFTKSALSATLRLSVPIAFAALGGIFAEKSGVINIGLEGLLIISAFVGVYATDVTGDIWLGLLVGVVASVLLAAVFAVVCIEFRADQIIAGLAVWLIALGLAPFASQVIYGGPNTTSVQTFGTITVPGLAGVPFFGALFDASPIVYLMFVATAASWYTLNRTSFGRWVIASGENPQALDTAGVDVNRVRYAAVLISGLLAGIGGAALSLSLGQFVGNGQTMVNGKGFIAIVAYLFGNYNPVGALLSTFLFAGLDALQLRLQAAAIIAVPQSLVRTIPYIAVIVVLALFGRTRLPEAAGEHYESGEDR, encoded by the coding sequence ATGAGTAACGCGACGCTCGGCCGACCCGCCGAACTCTCGACGCGGCGCATCGCGGGCATCATCGCCATCGCCGCTGCGGCCCTCTTCGTGCTCTGGGGGCTCGTCGCCCCGGCGTCGACGCCCGGGCGCGTCCTCCGCGTCATGTTCACCAAGAGCGCGCTGTCGGCGACGCTACGGCTCTCGGTGCCGATCGCGTTCGCGGCGCTGGGCGGGATCTTCGCCGAGAAGAGCGGCGTCATCAACATCGGTCTCGAAGGCCTGCTCATCATCTCGGCGTTCGTCGGCGTCTACGCGACGGACGTGACGGGCGACATCTGGCTCGGCCTGCTCGTCGGCGTCGTCGCGAGCGTCCTCCTCGCGGCGGTTTTCGCCGTCGTCTGCATCGAGTTCCGCGCCGACCAGATCATCGCCGGTCTCGCGGTGTGGCTCATCGCGCTCGGCCTCGCGCCGTTCGCCTCGCAGGTCATCTACGGCGGCCCGAACACCACGAGCGTGCAGACCTTCGGCACCATCACGGTGCCCGGTCTCGCGGGTGTCCCCTTCTTCGGCGCGCTGTTCGACGCGTCGCCGATCGTTTACCTGATGTTCGTCGCCACCGCGGCGTCGTGGTACACGCTGAACCGCACGTCGTTCGGACGATGGGTCATCGCCAGCGGGGAGAACCCGCAGGCGCTCGACACGGCGGGCGTCGACGTGAACCGCGTCCGCTACGCGGCGGTGCTCATCTCGGGACTACTCGCGGGTATCGGCGGCGCGGCGCTGTCGCTCAGTCTCGGCCAGTTCGTCGGCAACGGGCAGACGATGGTAAACGGGAAAGGGTTCATCGCCATCGTTGCCTACCTGTTCGGCAACTACAACCCCGTCGGCGCGCTGCTGTCGACGTTCCTCTTCGCCGGGTTGGACGCGCTGCAACTGCGCCTGCAGGCGGCGGCCATCATCGCCGTCCCGCAGTCGCTCGTGCGGACGATTCCGTACATCGCGGTCATCGTCGTCCTCGCCCTGTTCGGCAGAACTCGACTGCCGGAAGCGGCAGGCGAGCACTACGAGTCCGGCGAGGATCGGTAG
- a CDS encoding ABC transporter permease: MSAGDWRARGRSALERLVCASAFERVLISTAALLLSMFVGVLIILAAGRMTTCTTAATTFFGVGFCYDPFAVYDSLFLGALGDPINPLFQPLQGELAPPFRRGWTPLNSQMAVTLRETTILIFTGLGVALAFRAGIFNIGMQGQLVVGALATALTVLWASPLFSGLVGTLVLVPFGLLVGALAGGLFAAIPGALKAYADANEVITTIMLNFVATSIALYLVSNPFKDPESPANETVGLPEFTTIPPVLYDARDDFSIVSLGIAVALVGGSYYLLEHTSFGYDIRTSGIQPEAAEYGGVDAARTIVSSMTLSGAIGGIGGAMYVLMILGNYQTGVPAYGFDGITVSILAGNNPLGVGFAALLFGVLKSGSIIVDVSTDVPPQLVGVLRGLIILFVAMPEFFRLLGKQFVVDSSDERAVATDGGVVEHEGGESDE, translated from the coding sequence GTGAGCGCCGGCGACTGGCGCGCCCGCGGCCGGAGCGCGCTCGAACGACTCGTCTGCGCGTCGGCGTTCGAGCGGGTGCTCATCAGCACCGCCGCGCTCCTGCTGTCGATGTTCGTCGGCGTACTCATCATCCTCGCCGCCGGGCGGATGACGACGTGTACGACGGCGGCGACGACGTTCTTCGGCGTCGGCTTCTGTTACGACCCGTTCGCCGTCTACGACAGCCTCTTCCTCGGCGCGCTCGGCGACCCCATCAACCCGCTGTTCCAGCCGTTGCAGGGAGAGCTCGCGCCGCCGTTCCGCAGGGGCTGGACGCCGCTGAACAGTCAGATGGCGGTGACGCTCCGGGAGACGACGATTCTCATCTTCACCGGTCTCGGCGTCGCGCTCGCGTTCCGCGCGGGCATCTTCAACATCGGAATGCAGGGGCAGTTGGTCGTCGGCGCGCTGGCGACGGCGCTCACCGTGCTGTGGGCCTCCCCGCTGTTCTCGGGGCTCGTCGGCACGCTCGTGCTCGTCCCGTTCGGCCTCCTCGTCGGGGCGCTCGCGGGCGGGTTGTTCGCGGCGATTCCGGGCGCGCTGAAGGCGTACGCCGACGCCAACGAGGTCATCACGACCATCATGCTGAACTTCGTGGCGACGAGCATCGCGCTCTACCTCGTCTCGAACCCGTTCAAGGACCCCGAGAGCCCGGCCAACGAGACGGTCGGCCTGCCGGAGTTCACCACTATCCCGCCGGTGTTGTACGACGCGAGAGACGACTTCTCCATCGTCTCGCTCGGCATCGCCGTCGCGCTCGTGGGCGGGTCGTACTACCTGCTCGAACACACGTCGTTCGGGTACGACATCCGGACGAGCGGGATTCAGCCCGAAGCGGCCGAGTACGGCGGCGTCGACGCCGCGCGGACCATCGTCTCCAGCATGACGCTGTCGGGCGCCATCGGCGGTATCGGCGGCGCGATGTACGTGCTCATGATTCTCGGCAACTACCAGACCGGCGTCCCGGCGTACGGTTTCGACGGCATCACCGTCTCGATTCTCGCGGGCAACAACCCCCTCGGCGTCGGTTTCGCGGCGCTACTGTTCGGCGTCCTCAAGAGCGGCTCCATCATCGTCGACGTGAGCACCGACGTGCCGCCGCAGCTCGTCGGCGTGCTTCGGGGTCTCATCATCCTCTTCGTCGCGATGCCCGAGTTCTTCCGACTCCTCGGCAAGCAGTTCGTCGTCGACAGCTCCGACGAACGGGCCGTCGCGACGGACGGGGGAGTCGTAGAACACGAAGGAGGCGAGTCCGATGAGTAA
- a CDS encoding ABC transporter ATP-binding protein: MEPAVHLDGITKRFPGVVANDDVDLVVERGSVHALLGENGAGKTTLMNVLYGLYEPTEGDVYVNGDGLEAADDDTTGRYVDAPRRFDSPADAIDAGVGMIHQHFMLVDPMTVTENITLGNEPRKWGGLAVDGDRARSEVVDLCDRYGFDVDPDATLADVSVGVQQRVEILKALYRGADVLILDEPTAVLTPQEVEDLFSVFEELTAQGKTIIFITHKLGEAMHAADDITVLRDGENVGTVAADDVTRKQLAELMVGREVLGTVEKPPVERGEPVLSVDRLSAEDERGVEAVSEVSLSVHEGEVFGIAGVDGNGQAELVEAITGLREPTTGSVAFEREDVTEWSRQRRIDEGMAYIPEDRHERGLVMAFDLTENGLLGSQHSRPFAESGRIEWGHARTHAQDIIDEYDVRPPNRDTKAASLSGGNQQKFIVGREFERDPALVVATHPTRGVDIGSTEFIHDRLLELRSAGKAVLLVSSKLEEVQGLSDRLAVMHDGEIMDVVDPETVTEEEIGLLMAGEQLPEESSATSLRTDSETEVADGETTDDTGVAAGGEKR, encoded by the coding sequence ATGGAACCGGCCGTCCACCTCGACGGAATAACGAAACGCTTCCCCGGCGTCGTCGCCAACGACGACGTCGATCTGGTCGTCGAGCGGGGGTCGGTCCACGCTCTCCTCGGCGAGAACGGCGCGGGGAAGACGACGTTGATGAACGTCCTCTACGGGTTGTACGAACCGACCGAGGGAGACGTCTACGTCAACGGCGACGGACTCGAAGCGGCGGACGACGACACCACCGGCCGATACGTCGACGCCCCCCGACGGTTCGACTCGCCGGCCGACGCCATCGACGCGGGCGTCGGCATGATCCACCAGCACTTCATGCTGGTCGACCCGATGACCGTCACCGAGAACATCACTCTCGGCAACGAACCCCGGAAGTGGGGCGGGTTGGCCGTCGACGGCGACCGCGCCCGAAGCGAAGTCGTCGACCTCTGTGATCGCTACGGCTTCGACGTCGACCCCGACGCGACTCTCGCCGACGTGAGCGTCGGCGTCCAACAGCGCGTCGAGATTCTGAAGGCGCTGTACCGCGGCGCGGACGTCCTCATCCTCGACGAACCGACCGCGGTGCTGACGCCACAGGAGGTCGAAGATCTCTTTTCGGTCTTCGAGGAGCTCACCGCGCAGGGCAAGACTATCATCTTCATCACGCACAAGCTGGGCGAGGCGATGCACGCCGCCGACGACATCACCGTCCTCCGCGACGGGGAGAACGTCGGCACCGTCGCCGCCGACGACGTGACCCGCAAACAGCTCGCGGAGCTGATGGTCGGTCGCGAAGTGCTCGGAACCGTCGAGAAACCGCCGGTCGAACGCGGGGAGCCGGTGCTCTCGGTCGACCGTCTCTCCGCTGAGGACGAACGCGGCGTCGAGGCCGTCTCCGAGGTCTCCCTGTCGGTCCACGAGGGCGAGGTGTTCGGTATCGCCGGCGTCGACGGCAACGGACAGGCCGAACTCGTCGAGGCCATCACCGGTCTCCGGGAGCCGACGACGGGCAGCGTCGCCTTCGAGCGCGAGGACGTCACGGAGTGGTCGCGCCAGCGCCGCATCGACGAGGGGATGGCGTACATCCCGGAGGACCGCCACGAGCGCGGGCTCGTGATGGCGTTCGACCTCACCGAGAACGGCCTCCTCGGCAGCCAGCACAGCCGGCCGTTCGCCGAGAGCGGACGCATCGAGTGGGGCCACGCGCGGACGCACGCACAGGACATCATCGACGAGTACGACGTGCGCCCGCCGAACCGCGACACGAAGGCCGCCTCCCTCTCCGGCGGCAACCAGCAGAAGTTCATCGTCGGTCGCGAGTTCGAGCGTGACCCCGCGCTCGTCGTCGCTACCCACCCGACCCGCGGCGTCGACATCGGGTCGACGGAGTTCATCCACGACCGACTGCTCGAACTCCGCTCGGCGGGGAAAGCCGTCCTGCTAGTCTCCTCGAAACTGGAGGAGGTACAGGGGCTGTCGGACCGTCTCGCGGTGATGCACGACGGCGAGATAATGGACGTCGTCGACCCCGAGACGGTCACCGAGGAGGAGATCGGGCTGCTGATGGCGGGCGAGCAGTTGCCCGAGGAGTCGTCGGCGACGAGTCTCCGCACCGACTCCGAGACCGAAGTCGCCGACGGCGAGACGACCGACGACACCGGCGTCGCCGCCGGAGGTGAGAAGCGGTGA
- a CDS encoding BMP family lipoprotein: MNLDRRTLIKATGAAGIAGLAGCTGGPTEDSDGSNDSGTGGDNESGNESSDGGSGGSGSADVNVGMVYATGGLGDGSFNDQAQSGLRDAAEEYNVSSDDVQPEEVTEFQTYQQQFAQGGEYDLICCIGYLQEEALAGNAPDYPDQNFMIVDTVVEEPNVASYVFGENEGSFLVGQLAGLLTQEEFSAGAGETNPDETRVGFVGGVEGDLIGKFEAGYRAGVAEVSEDIEVQVSYVGDFNDTQAGSEAATAMYNDGVDIVYHAAGNAGRGVFEAAQEAGRFAIGVDQDQSMTESGYADVILASMVKRVDTAVYTSIENVVNDEFDGGNVTTLGLEQEGVAAVYGDELGDDISEDVKSAVDESRQAIIDGDIEVPSDPSNL; the protein is encoded by the coding sequence ATGAATCTGGATAGGCGGACGCTCATCAAGGCGACAGGTGCGGCGGGTATCGCGGGACTGGCTGGCTGTACCGGCGGCCCGACCGAGGACAGCGACGGGAGCAACGACAGCGGAACCGGCGGCGACAACGAGTCCGGGAACGAGTCGAGCGACGGCGGTTCCGGGGGCTCCGGCAGCGCCGACGTGAACGTCGGGATGGTGTACGCGACGGGCGGTCTGGGCGACGGGTCGTTCAACGACCAGGCGCAGAGCGGTCTCCGGGACGCCGCCGAGGAGTACAACGTCTCGAGCGACGACGTCCAACCGGAAGAGGTGACGGAGTTCCAGACGTACCAGCAGCAGTTCGCGCAGGGCGGCGAGTACGACCTCATCTGCTGTATCGGCTACCTGCAGGAGGAGGCGCTGGCGGGGAACGCGCCCGACTACCCCGACCAGAACTTCATGATCGTCGACACCGTCGTCGAGGAGCCGAACGTCGCGAGCTACGTCTTCGGCGAGAACGAGGGGTCGTTCCTCGTCGGACAGCTCGCCGGACTGCTGACCCAAGAGGAGTTCAGCGCCGGTGCCGGCGAGACGAACCCCGACGAGACGAGAGTCGGCTTCGTCGGCGGCGTCGAGGGCGACCTCATCGGGAAGTTCGAGGCGGGTTACCGCGCTGGCGTCGCGGAGGTCAGCGAAGACATCGAGGTACAGGTCAGCTACGTCGGCGACTTTAACGACACGCAAGCGGGCAGCGAAGCGGCGACGGCGATGTACAACGACGGCGTCGATATCGTCTACCACGCCGCCGGAAACGCCGGTCGGGGGGTCTTCGAGGCCGCCCAGGAGGCGGGCCGGTTCGCCATCGGCGTCGACCAGGACCAGTCGATGACGGAGTCGGGGTACGCCGACGTCATCCTCGCGAGCATGGTCAAGCGCGTCGACACCGCCGTTTACACGTCCATCGAGAACGTCGTCAACGACGAGTTCGACGGCGGCAACGTCACCACGCTCGGTCTCGAACAGGAGGGCGTCGCGGCCGTCTACGGCGACGAACTCGGCGACGATATCTCCGAGGACGTGAAGTCGGCGGTCGACGAGTCGCGACAGGCGATCATCGACGGCGACATCGAGGTGCCGTCGGACCCCTCGAACCTGTAA
- a CDS encoding phosphomannomutase, whose protein sequence is MELFGTAGIRGSATERVTPELALAVGRAVGRDGGAVVVARDGRVTGPALAAAVEAGLLSAGADVRRAGMLPTPALAFASRGRRGVMLTASHNPPTDNGIKVFDDGVEYDRAAERSVEQRVADDDAVGAWDRWGDSEDEAVLSTYRRAVADYARGRGAPLSGLRVAVDCGNGMAGLATPQVLRALGANVVTLNANVDGHFPGRESKPTPESLRDLRTFVADANAEGDPFAFGIGHDGDADRIVVVGPDGEVIHEDTIVAILAEHYVRSVESDDPVVVTTPNASARIDERVREAGGRVERIRLGALHEGIAAAEAAGGTVVFAAEPWKHIHTQFGGWIDGVASAAVVSRLVAEAGLDALREPVTERPYRKVSVDCPDGAKRETMAALERTLPDAFPEASVDTEYGVRLEFPDSSWLLVRPSGTEPYVRLYAESDDVDSLVAHADGVVEDAVEAARD, encoded by the coding sequence ATGGAACTGTTCGGAACCGCCGGAATCCGCGGAAGCGCCACGGAGCGCGTGACGCCCGAACTCGCCCTCGCCGTCGGCCGTGCGGTCGGTCGCGACGGGGGAGCGGTCGTCGTCGCGCGCGACGGTCGAGTGACCGGCCCGGCGCTGGCCGCCGCTGTCGAAGCGGGACTCCTGTCCGCCGGGGCGGACGTTCGACGCGCCGGGATGCTGCCGACGCCCGCGCTCGCGTTCGCCTCGCGGGGACGACGCGGCGTGATGCTCACCGCGTCCCACAACCCGCCGACCGACAACGGCATCAAGGTGTTCGACGACGGCGTCGAGTACGACCGGGCGGCCGAGCGCTCGGTCGAACAGCGCGTCGCCGACGACGACGCCGTCGGCGCGTGGGACCGGTGGGGCGACAGCGAGGACGAGGCGGTGCTCTCGACGTACCGACGCGCCGTCGCCGACTACGCTCGCGGCCGCGGTGCGCCGCTCTCCGGACTCCGCGTCGCCGTCGACTGTGGCAACGGGATGGCCGGTCTCGCAACCCCGCAGGTGCTTCGCGCCCTCGGCGCGAACGTGGTCACGCTGAACGCGAACGTCGACGGTCACTTCCCCGGCCGCGAGAGCAAGCCGACGCCCGAGTCGCTGCGGGACCTCCGGACGTTCGTCGCCGACGCCAACGCGGAGGGCGACCCCTTCGCGTTCGGTATCGGCCACGACGGCGACGCCGACCGTATCGTCGTCGTCGGGCCCGACGGCGAGGTGATTCACGAGGACACTATCGTCGCGATTCTCGCCGAACACTACGTCCGGAGCGTCGAGAGCGACGACCCCGTCGTCGTGACGACGCCGAACGCCTCCGCGCGCATCGACGAACGCGTCCGCGAGGCCGGCGGACGGGTCGAGCGCATCCGTCTCGGCGCGCTCCACGAGGGCATCGCGGCGGCCGAAGCGGCGGGGGGGACGGTCGTCTTCGCGGCCGAACCGTGGAAACACATCCACACGCAGTTCGGCGGGTGGATAGACGGCGTCGCCTCCGCGGCGGTCGTCAGCCGACTCGTCGCCGAGGCGGGCCTCGACGCGCTCCGCGAACCCGTCACCGAGCGCCCGTACCGGAAGGTGAGCGTCGACTGCCCCGACGGAGCCAAGCGCGAGACGATGGCGGCGCTGGAGCGGACGCTCCCCGACGCCTTCCCCGAGGCGAGCGTCGACACCGAGTACGGCGTCCGACTGGAGTTCCCCGACAGTTCGTGGCTGCTCGTCCGGCCGAGCGGCACCGAGCCGTACGTCCGCCTCTACGCCGAGAGCGACGACGTGGATTCGCTCGTCGCCCACGCCGACGGCGTGGTCGAAGACGCCGTCGAGGCGGCGAGGGACTGA
- a CDS encoding acylphosphatase, translating to MSETPSESDRTRAHVFISGRVQGVFYRANTRDAARERGVDGWVRNLDDGRVEAVFEGSEPAVDSMVDWCETGSPDANVEDVDAEYEAPEGLDGFEVRR from the coding sequence ATGAGCGAGACACCGTCCGAATCAGACCGAACCCGCGCGCACGTCTTCATCAGCGGTCGCGTTCAAGGCGTCTTCTACCGGGCGAACACCCGGGATGCGGCCCGCGAGCGCGGCGTCGACGGTTGGGTCAGAAACCTCGACGACGGCCGCGTCGAAGCGGTGTTCGAGGGCTCCGAACCGGCCGTCGACTCGATGGTCGACTGGTGCGAGACCGGTAGCCCCGACGCGAACGTCGAGGACGTCGACGCCGAGTACGAAGCACCCGAGGGTCTCGACGGGTTCGAGGTCCGACGGTGA
- a CDS encoding SRPBCC domain-containing protein — translation MNDITTAIDIDAPPETVWRVLTEFEHYAEWNPYTVVSGSATEGSRLRVSPGPEAGRAPTFRPRVLRADPGRELRWLGHLYVRGLFDGEHRFVVEPRGDGRSRLVQSESFSGVLMGPILRRIGADTEANFRGVNEALKARAEALWTDRGGESESSTGDGAPEPTA, via the coding sequence GTGAACGACATCACCACCGCGATCGACATCGACGCGCCGCCCGAGACGGTCTGGCGCGTCCTCACCGAGTTCGAACACTACGCCGAGTGGAACCCGTACACCGTCGTCAGCGGGAGCGCGACCGAAGGGAGTCGCCTCCGCGTCTCGCCCGGTCCCGAGGCCGGGCGCGCGCCGACGTTCAGGCCGCGCGTCCTTCGCGCCGATCCGGGCCGCGAACTCCGGTGGCTCGGCCACCTGTACGTCCGCGGCCTCTTCGACGGCGAACACCGGTTCGTGGTCGAACCTCGCGGAGACGGCCGTTCGCGACTCGTCCAGTCGGAGTCATTTTCCGGAGTACTGATGGGACCGATTCTCCGTCGCATCGGAGCCGACACGGAGGCGAACTTCCGCGGCGTGAACGAGGCGCTGAAAGCGCGGGCGGAGGCGCTGTGGACCGACCGAGGCGGCGAGTCGGAGTCGAGTACTGGCGACGGAGCCCCGGAACCGACGGCCTGA